A genome region from Leishmania mexicana MHOM/GT/2001/U1103 complete genome, chromosome 28 includes the following:
- a CDS encoding phosphoadenosine phosphosulfate reductase-like protein, which translates to MSPQLMDRVNASEYLIKDIFKRYAPSEIGVAFNGGKDSVVMFELLRRAVTAPVLAQCCIFVVEHNDEFDELRKFRAWYMQEVARGMPLVHQDVTQDMQLSLWKLTEKHPLKVVFMGTRKTDPHGRYQKEAVEKTTPGWPDFLRACPLFHWSVNDVWVYTRLMCIPQCSLYESGYSSVGRSVDTNRNPLLKRDDGSYRPAWELTCDTAEREGRQTK; encoded by the coding sequence ATGTCACCACAGCTGATGGATCGCGTCAACGCCTCCGAGTACCTCATTAAAGACATCTTCAAGCGCTACGCGCCTTCCGAGATCGGAGTTGCGTTTAACGGCGGGAAGGACAGCGTGGTGATGTTCGAGTTGCTTCGTAGAGCTGTGACAGCACCGGTGCTGGCGCAGTGCTGCATCTTTGTGGTCGAACACAATGATGAGTTTGACGAGCTGCGCAAGTTTCGCGCGTGGTACATGCAGGAGGTTGCGCGAGGTATGCCGCTAGTGCACCAGGATGTGACGCAGGACATGCAACTCAGCCTGTGGAAGCTCACGGAGAAACACCCCCTCAAGGTGGTGTTCATGGGCACGCGTAAGACGGACCCACACGGCCGCTATCagaaggaggcagtggagAAAACGACGCCTGGCTGGCCAGACTTCTTGCGCGCATGCCCCCTCTTTCACTGGTCCGTGAACGATGTGTGGGTGTACACCAGGCTTATGTGCATCCCGCAGTGCAGCCTGTACGAGAGCGGCTACTCGTCAGTGGGCCGAAGTGTAGATACCAACCGCAACCCGCTCTTGAAGCGGGATGACGGGAGCTACCGGCCAGCGTGGGAGCTGACGTGCGACACCGCAGAAAGGGAAGGGCGTCAAACCAAATGA
- a CDS encoding putative glycerol-3-phosphate dehydrogenase, whose protein sequence is MPVTALKYVIGAGVAVFGGVVGFSYTNPAWTQRRFDASKCPPLKYETVPTREICVQALKAHNSVTNPLDVLIIGGGCVGAGCALDAVTRGLSVGMVDMGDYAGETSSRSTKLIHGGIRYLQKAVFQADPMQLKLVAEALRERTIMIHQAPHLCHSLPTLVPCYHPIDIGMYWCGAKMYDLMAAFYGGTLEYSGFLFPYEAMKAYPKLRKTDQDNNVLLGAVRYYDGQMNDARLCYTVAMTAACYGAATVNYARVKQMEVVKNDKGDELVRTIIEDSIARKTVQVYSKSIINAGGPFSGEVEKLAKSAERQLDMFPASGTHIVIDRKYCPKEREAMVVPSNDGRVVFAIPWLGGCLLGTTDHQCDVQSNPPTPQADVDFLLDNIRPFIGNVPPEAVKSAWTGIRPLAIPKAQKLKGGGTQNIVREHVIAVDPKSHAVSITGGKWTTYRKMAEETVDELQRTLMKGKADFKPCCTTNLVLVGARNLDKVAPTAPLGIPEDVHKHWRSNYGDHYGEVMTVVAKDSKLMTRLAEDSPVVEAEVVYAAQGEHCEHVMDFIARRTRIAFVNVAQAEQVVPRVTELMGQVKGWGNAKRNAERAAAYSALASFKGM, encoded by the coding sequence ATGCCAGTTACCGCCCTGAAATACGTTATCGGCGCCGGGGTGGCCGTCTTTGGTGGAGTGGTGGGCTTCAGCTACACGAACCCCGCCTGGACGCAGCGCAGATTTGACGCGAGCAAGTGCCCACCGTTGAAGTACGAGACTGTGCCGACGCGCGAAATATGCGTGCAAGCGCTGAAGGCGCACAATTCAGTGACGAACCCGCTTGACGTGCTGATCATCGGCGGCGGATGTGTCGGCGCTGGGTGTGCCCTGGACGCCGTCACGCGCGGCTTGTCTGTAGGCATGGTGGACATGGGTGACTACGCTGGTGAGACgagcagtcgcagcacgAAGCTCATCCATGGCGGTATCCGCTACCTGCAGAAGGCTGTTTTTCAGGCAGACCCTATGCAGCTGAAGCTTGTggccgaggcgctgcgcgagcgcacCATCATGATCCACCAGGCTCCACACTTGTGCCACAGCCTGCCAACACTGGTGCCGTGCTATCACCCGATCGATATTGGCATGTACTGGTGTGGTGCGAAAATGTACGACCTCATGGCCGCGTTCTATGGTGGCACCCTGGAATACTCTGGCTTCCTCTTTCCCTACGAGGCAATGAAAGCTTATCCGAAGCTGAGGAAGACGGATCAGGACAAcaacgtcctcctcggcgctgTCCGCTACTATGACGGACAGATGAATGACGCACGACTCTGCTACACGGTGGCCATGACGGCAGCTTGCTACGGCGCTGCCACGGTGAACTACGCCAGGGTCAAGCAgatggaggtggtgaagaACGACAAGGGCGATGAGTTGGTGCGCACCATCATCGAGGACAGCATCGCGAGGAAGACAGTCCAGGTGTACAGCAAGTCTATCATCAACGCGGGTGGCCCCTTCAGCGGCGAGGTCGAGAAGCTTGCAAAGAGTGCCGAAAGGCAGCTCGACATGTTCCCCGCCTCTGGCACACATATCGTGATTGATCGCAAGTACTGCCCAAAGGAGCGCGAGGCGATGGTCGTGCCATCGAACGACGGCCGTGTCGTCTTTGCCATACCGTGGCTCGGTGGCTGCCTGCTTGGTACCACAGACCACCAGTGCGACGTGCAGTCCAACCCGCCGACGCCACAGGCGGACGTAGACTTCCTCCTAGACAACATCAGACCCTTCATCGGCAACGTGCCGCCGGAGGCAGTGAAGTCCGCGTGGACCGGCATTCGCCCGCTCGCGATTCCGAAGGCGCAGAAGCTgaagggcggcggcacgcagaACATCGTGCGCGAGCACGTCATCGCGGTTGATCCGAAGTCGCACGCGGTGAGCATCACCGGCGGGAAGTGGACAACTTACCGTAAGATGGCAGAGGAGACGGTGGACGAGCTGCAGAGGACTCTCATGAAAGGCAAGGCCGACTTCAAGCCCTGCTGCACTACGAATCTGGTGCTCGTGGGTGCGCGGAATCTTGACAAAGTCGCGCCAACCGCTCCCTTGGGCATCCCAGAGGACGTGCATAAACACTGGCGCTCGAACTACGGTGATCACTACGGCGAGGTGATGACCGTTGTCGCGAAGGACTCAAAGCTAATGACGCGCCTGGCGGAAGACTCACCAGTGGTGGAGGCCGAGGTTGTCTATGCGGCTCAGGGAGAACACTGCGAGCACGTGATGGACTTCATCGCTCGCCGCACCCGGATAGCCTTTGTGAACGTCGCGCAGGCGGAGCAGGTGGTTCCACGTGTGACGGAGCTCATGGGGCAAGTGAAGGGTTGGGGGAACGCGAAGCGCAATGCGGAGAGGGCGGCCGCTTACTCTGCCCTCGCATCCTTCAAGGGCATGTAG
- a CDS encoding putative phopshatase, producing the protein MSNCPPVSSFCDFGEWKSEEDGSADSCSSNFSSSPKAPYLVYKQSNSATGALGKAQRKLSALSLSDTEEELRAEIEQSRLSLECNLSALRLSAVPSDVPLNILRKISLSENQLVSLPDGLFLSGSFGALVELVLNTNLLTSLPLSLFYLPHLQVLSVNNNSLTSLPFENVIGAERNAAGDPFLPSVRRIGMESNQLQLLPLSLLEWCPSLEELFLAMNEAMLDDPVPYDRLLTIRRLSSKRVVLRVDNRPRFVRQIEVQCWAATLPWLQVELNKIYPDKVLDYLFLGSLRTAQTVTVYHDLDICYVLTVGRELEVVIEPWMQQLVLPVNDFPEQSMVPVFDDAFRFIDEARSHKKGVLIHCFAGLSRSVTIAVAYLMHLKGITRDDALALVRLARPAARPNDGFLRELRVYEEMLHSRCVSHE; encoded by the coding sequence ATGAGCAACTGTCCTCCCGTCTCAAGCTTCTGCGACTTTGGGGAGTGGAagtcggaggaggacggctCAGCGGACTCATGCTCTTCCAATTTCTCTTCTTCGCCCAAGGCACCCTACCTCGTCTATAAGCAGTCCAACTCCGCGACTGGGGCACTCGGCAAGGCACAGCGCAAGCTCAGCGCCCTCTCGCTGTCTGACACAGAAGAGGAGCTGCGTGCCGAAATCGAGCAAAGCAGGTTGTCTCTGGAATGTAACCTGTCGGCACTGAGGCTGTCAGCAGTGCCGTCTGATGTTCCACTCAACATCTTGCGTAAGATTTCTCTGTCGGAGAACCAACTAGTCTCGTTGCCGGATGGGCTGTTCTTAAGCGGATCCTTCGGTGCGCTGGTTGAGTTGGTCCTGAATACGAATCTGCTCACGTCCCTCCCGCTGTCTCTCTTTTATCTCCCACATCTTCAGGTGCTTTCAGTGAACAACAACTCGCTGACGTCGCTGCCATTTGAGAATGTGATAGGGGCAGAGCGCAACGCGGCGGGCGATCCGTTCCTGCCCTCGGTGCGGCGTATTGGGATGGAGTCGAATCAACTCCAGCTCCTGCCGTTGTCCTTGCTGGAGTGGTGCCCctcgctggaggagctgttCTTGGCCATGAACGAGGCAATGCTCGACGATCCCGTGCCGTATGACCGTCTTCTGACGATACGCCGTCTTTCCAGCAAACGTGTCGTGCTCCGAGTTGATAATCGCCCTCGTTTTGTGAGGCAGATTGAGGTGCAGTGCTGGGCTGCGACTCTGCCATGGCTGCAAGTCGAGCTCAACAAGATCTATCCTGACAAGGTGCTGGATTATCTCTTCCTAGGATCCCTGCGTACCGCGCAAACGGTGACTGTGTACCACGATCTAGACATCTGCTATGTCCTGACTGTGGGGCGCGAGTTGGAGGTGGTAATTGAACCGTGGATGCAGCAGCTTGTCCTCCCTGTGAACGACTTCCCGGAGCAGAGCATGGTGCCCGTCTTTGATGACGCCTTTAGGTTCATTGACGAGGCACGATCGCACAAAAAGGGCGTCCTCATCCACTGCTTTGCTGGTCTTTCCAGGTCCGTGACGATTGCGGTGGCCTATCTAATGCATCTCAAGGGCATCACACGCGATGATGCACTTGCCTTGGTGCGCCTTGCGAGGCCGGCGGCACGGCCAAATGACGGTTTTCTTCGCGAGTTGCGCGTCTACGAGGAGATGTTGCACAGTCGCTGCGTCAGTCACGAGTAG
- a CDS encoding putative RNA binding protein produces the protein MPGGLTRKERRRWETSRRLERQMSRLNSKATAAKEMVEEAAAQQRGTPSDDVHGDVVAVSEPKLRHDPKFKHGTFWRDRKEKRARTLFLGGIPSAFSVKQVKDFISTVIDLDPDATEYADQVGQNTEVVEEVDMLPVKHQSKVKHMYVTMASVPLAGCAAAVLNGYKVEGRELRCNFAADKTQREEAIRRRNAVQR, from the coding sequence ATGCCAGGAGGTCTGACGCGCAAGGAACGCCGGCGCTGGGAGACAAGCCGGCGGCTGGAGCGTCAAATGTCACGACTGAACTCGAAGGCTACGGCTGCGAAGGAGATGGTCGAGGAGGCagctgctcagcagcgcggcacgccAAGTGATGATGTCCATGGTGATGTGGTCGCTGTGTCGGAGCCGAAACTGCGGCACGACCCCAAGTTCAAGCACGGCACGTTTTGGCGTGATcggaaggagaagagggcgcGCACGCTCTTTCTCGGCGGTATTCCCTCCGCGTTCTCCGTGAAGCAGGTGAAGGACTTCATTAGCACCGTGATAGACCTTGATCCTGACGCCACTGAATATGCGGATCAGGTTGGTCAGAACACAGAGGTAGTGGAGGAGGTCGATATGCTACCCGTAAAGCACCAGAGCAAGGTCAAGCACATGTACGTGACCATGGCATCCGTCCCACTTGccggctgcgccgcagcggtgctgaaCGGATACAAggtggagggaagggagCTACGGTGTAACTTTGCAGCGGATAAGACGCAGCGTGAAGAGGCAATTCGGCGACGAAATGCCGTGCAGCGGTGA
- a CDS encoding histone H2B variant: protein MPPTKGGKRPIPLGGKGKGKRSAGKAPKSGNDHKRRHNQKRSQHWDLYIHRALRRFFKRGTLSKAAVRVLSSFIEDMFNRIQTEAVFVAKINKVKTLTAREIQTSARLLLPPELAKHAMSEGTKAVAKYNASRGEAYAQGGI, encoded by the coding sequence ATGCCGCCAACCAAGGGTGGAAAGCGCCCGATCCCGCTGGGGGGTAAGGGCAAGGGCAAGCGCTCGGCGGGTAAGGCACCCAAGTCGGGCAATGATCACAAGCGCCGCCACAACCAAAAACGCAGCCAGCACTGGGACCTGTACATCCACCGCGCTCTGCGCCGCTTCTTTAAGCGCGGCACGCTGAGCAAGGCGGCCGTGCGCGTGCTTTCCTCCTTTATTGAAGACATGTTCAACCGCATCCAGACCGAGGCCGTCTTTGTCGCTAAGATCAACAAGGTGAAGACCCTGACCGCTCGCGAAATCCAGACGTCGGcccgtctgctgctgccgccggaaCTGGCGAAGCACGCCATGAGCGAGGGCACCAAGGCTGTCGCCAAGTACAACGCTTCTCGCGGTGAGGCGTATGCTCAGGGTGGCATTTAG